In the genome of Borreliella burgdorferi B31, one region contains:
- a CDS encoding DUF226 domain-containing protein has product MENAPEPIETVKKGKCKVECQNKERFILIEKENGKAMYHTKIMMDIYKFGVYEKKHEFRLSLRALFNGERIVEETHLYPIKEGDKFIGIFYGYRKPIKKPLIKYQINGTRKAYALARAYYMEFRFKAGSVFCYFKGLYRLLDKKRTNNHYNKVLFSMFTDLEQQVYKFYGKKYPEQGPLIKWIIKNLK; this is encoded by the coding sequence CCAGAACCTATTGAAACTGTAAAAAAGGGTAAATGTAAGGTTGAATGCCAAAATAAAGAACGCTTTATTTTAATTGAAAAAGAAAATGGTAAAGCAATGTATCATACAAAAATAATGATGGATATTTATAAATTTGGAGTTTATGAGAAAAAACACGAATTTAGATTATCATTGAGGGCCTTATTTAATGGGGAAAGGATTGTTGAAGAAACTCATTTGTACCCAATTAAAGAAGGAGATAAGTTTATTGGTATTTTTTATGGCTACAGAAAACCAATAAAAAAGCCATTAATAAAGTATCAAATAAACGGAACTAGAAAAGCATATGCATTAGCAAGGGCATATTATATGGAATTTAGATTTAAAGCCGGAAGTGTATTTTGCTATTTCAAGGGATTATATCGATTATTAGATAAAAAAAGAACAAATAATCATTACAACAAAGTTTTATTTAGTATGTTTACAGATTTAGAACAACAAGTATATAAATTTTATGGGAAAAAATACCCAGAACAAGGACCGTTAATAAAATGGATAATAAAAAACCTAAAATAA